One Fusarium poae strain DAOMC 252244 chromosome 4, whole genome shotgun sequence DNA window includes the following coding sequences:
- the GSK3 gene encoding serine/threonine protein kinase (BUSCO:24606at5125), whose protein sequence is MSAHRPNAFNSLRMGEVIREKVQDGITGETRDLQYTQCKIVGNGSFGVVFQTKLSPSGEDAAIKRVLQDKRFKNRELQIMRIVRHPNIVQLKAFYYSNGERKDEVYLNLVQEFVPETVYRASRFFNKMKTTMPILEVKLYIYQLFRALAYIHSQGICHRDIKPQNLLLDPNSGILKLCDFGSAKILVPNEPNVSYICSRYYRAPELIFGATNYTTKIDVWSTGCVMAELMLGQPLFPGESGIDQLVEIIKVLGTPTREQIRTMNPNYMEHKFPQIKPHPFNKVFRKADANAIDLIARLLEYTPTERQSAIDAMVHPFFDELRDPNTKLPDSRHGTGQLRELPALFDFTRHELSIAPSLNQKLVPAHIRPVLASQGLDIDHFTPLTEQEMMAKLD, encoded by the exons ATGTCGGCTCATCGGCCAAACGCCTTCAACAGCCTCCGGATGGGAG AGGTTATCCGCGAGAAGGTTCAGGACGGAATTACCGGCGAGACTCGGGACCTGCAGTACACGCAGTGCAAGATTGTAGGAAACGGCTCTTTCGGTGTCGTCTTCCAGACCAAGCTGTCTCCATCAGGAGAGGATGCTGCTATTAAGCGGGTTCTTCAAGACAAGAGGTTCAAG AACCGTGAACTACAGATTATGCGTATTGTCCGTCACCCCAACATCGTCCAGCTCAAGGCCTTCTACTACTCCAATGGCGAACGT AAGGATGAGGTTTACCTGAACCTCGTTCAAGAATTTGTGCCCGAGACCGTCTACCGAGCCTCTCGATTTTTCAACAAGATGAAGACAACCATGCCTATTCTAGAGGTCAAGCTTTACATCTACCAGCTCTTCAGAGCCTTGGCCTACATCCACTCTCAAGGCATCTGCCACCGAGATATCAAGCCTCagaatcttcttctcgacccCAACAGCGGTATTCTCAAGCTCTGCGATTTCGGAAGCGCCAAGATTTTGGTCCCCAACGAGCCTAACGTTTCCTACATCTGCTCCCGATACTATCGTGCACCCGAACTCATCTTTGGTGCCACGAACTACACAACAAAGATTG ATGTTTGGTCAACTGGATGTGTGATGGCCGAGCTCATGCTTGGCCAACCTCTTTTCCCTGGCGAGTCGGGTATCGACCAGCTCGTCGAGATCATCAAAGTTTTGGGTACACCTACTCGGGAACAGATTCGAACAATGAACCCCAACTATATGGAGCACAAGTTCCCTCAAATTAAGCCTCATCCCTTCAATAAAGTCTTCCGAAAGGCGGACGCCAACGCTATTGACCTCATTGCTCGCCTGCTCGAGTACACCCCCACCGAGCGACAATCTGCAATTGATGCCATGGTTCACCCCTTCTTCGACGAGCTTCGTGACCCCAACACTAAGCTTCCCGACTCGCGACACGGAACTGGCCAGCTCCGTGAACTCCCTGCTCTCTTCGACTTCACTCGTCATG AACTCTCAATTGCTCCTAGCCTGAACCAGAAGCTTGTTCCAGCACACATTCGCCCCGTTCTCGCATCGCAAGGCCTTGATATCGACCACTTCACACCCTTGACGGAGCAGGAGATGATGGCGAAACTGGACTGA